Proteins encoded together in one Pantoea sp. CCBC3-3-1 window:
- the ykgO gene encoding type B 50S ribosomal protein L36, whose translation MQVLSSLASAKKRHQDCKVVRRHGRVFVICKSNPRFKAVQGRKKKR comes from the coding sequence ATGCAGGTATTGAGTTCGCTGGCTTCAGCCAAAAAACGTCATCAGGATTGCAAAGTTGTGCGTCGCCACGGCCGCGTTTTTGTTATCTGTAAAAGCAATCCGCGCTTTAAGGCCGTACAGGGCAGGAAGAAAAAGCGCTAA
- a CDS encoding metal ABC transporter permease yields the protein MMILSLIHPFIEFGFMRRALVACVALSLSATPLGLFLLLRRMSLVGDALSHAVLPGAAIGYLISGLSLVAMGVGGVIAGLSVALLSGAVSRYTPLREDASFAGFYLGSLALGVTLVSLRGSSVDLLHVLFGSLLAVDNPSILLVSTIAAVSLLTLALIYRPLVIDAFDPTFLRAQSRWAAPRVHGIFLILVVTNLVAGFQVLGTLMCVGLMMLPAAAARFWRQELPGMMVCAMILALLASFIGLTASFYLALPAGPAVVLSAAILFFISILLGPCGGILRMRLFIIGKEKV from the coding sequence ATGATGATCCTCTCGCTTATCCATCCTTTTATTGAGTTTGGCTTTATGCGCCGTGCGCTGGTTGCTTGTGTTGCGCTTTCGCTTAGCGCCACGCCGTTAGGTCTCTTTTTGCTGTTACGCAGAATGAGCCTGGTCGGGGATGCGCTTTCTCATGCGGTATTGCCGGGAGCGGCTATCGGCTATCTGATATCTGGTTTGTCGCTGGTTGCCATGGGCGTTGGCGGCGTCATTGCCGGGCTGTCGGTTGCGCTGCTCTCAGGTGCAGTCAGCCGCTATACGCCCTTACGTGAAGATGCCAGTTTCGCGGGATTTTATCTCGGCTCGCTGGCGCTAGGCGTGACGCTGGTATCACTGCGCGGTTCCAGCGTAGATCTGCTGCATGTGCTATTTGGTTCACTGCTCGCGGTAGATAATCCCTCAATCCTGTTGGTCAGTACGATTGCCGCTGTTTCGTTACTGACGCTGGCCCTGATTTATCGTCCGCTGGTAATCGATGCTTTCGATCCTACTTTTTTACGTGCGCAAAGCCGTTGGGCCGCACCACGGGTTCACGGTATTTTCCTGATTCTGGTGGTGACTAATTTGGTAGCGGGTTTTCAGGTGCTCGGTACGCTGATGTGTGTGGGGCTAATGATGTTGCCTGCCGCCGCCGCGCGATTCTGGCGGCAGGAACTTCCGGGCATGATGGTTTGTGCGATGATCCTCGCTTTACTTGCCAGCTTTATCGGCCTGACCGCTTCATTTTATCTTGCGCTGCCCGCCGGCCCTGCCGTGGTACTCAGCGCCGCAATACTCTTTTTTATTTCGATTTTGCTCGGGCCATGCGGGGGCATTTTACGCATGCGCCTTTTTATTATTGGTAAGGAGAAAGTATGA
- a CDS encoding type B 50S ribosomal protein L31: MKENIHPVYRTVAFHDTSADTYFIVGSTIKTDRTVELDGKTLPYIPLDVSSASHPYYTGKQKEFTKEGSAHRFNQRFGHFFKK; this comes from the coding sequence ATGAAAGAAAATATTCATCCGGTTTACCGTACCGTGGCTTTCCACGATACCAGCGCTGACACTTACTTTATCGTCGGTTCTACCATCAAAACCGATCGCACCGTCGAGCTGGATGGCAAAACGCTGCCCTACATCCCTCTCGATGTTTCATCTGCTTCGCACCCGTACTACACCGGTAAACAGAAAGAGTTTACGAAAGAAGGCAGTGCGCATCGCTTCAACCAGCGTTTTGGTCATTTCTTCAAAAAATAA
- a CDS encoding metal ABC transporter solute-binding protein, Zn/Mn family, with product MKKLPVALAVAAMFIAPLAMAKTVDAVASFSVLADIVTQVGGEHVQVKSLVGPNGDPHSFEPTPQDSQALAKADVVFVSGLGLEGWMDRLISASDYKGKVIVASQGVATRTLEEEGKTITDPHAWNSMKNGVIYATNVMNALIAADPQDASDFRQRGTEYINQLQKLDGWAAASFAAIPATKRKVLTSHDAFGYFGQRYSVSFMSPVGFSTESEASAANVAGLITQLRKEHIGRYFIENQTDPRLVKQIANATGARPGGELYPEALTKKGGEADTYQAAFKHNVNVMLTSMK from the coding sequence ATGAAGAAGTTACCTGTTGCGCTGGCCGTCGCTGCGATGTTTATTGCGCCGCTGGCGATGGCAAAAACGGTGGACGCAGTCGCCAGTTTTTCAGTTTTAGCGGATATCGTGACTCAGGTGGGGGGGGAACATGTGCAGGTTAAAAGCCTGGTAGGGCCGAATGGCGATCCTCACAGCTTTGAGCCGACGCCACAGGATAGCCAGGCGCTGGCGAAGGCTGATGTGGTATTTGTCAGCGGACTGGGGCTGGAAGGATGGATGGATCGTCTGATTTCCGCTTCAGACTATAAGGGCAAGGTGATTGTCGCTTCTCAAGGCGTTGCAACCCGCACTCTGGAAGAGGAAGGAAAAACCATTACCGATCCACACGCCTGGAACAGCATGAAAAATGGGGTGATTTACGCGACTAACGTTATGAACGCGCTGATTGCGGCCGATCCGCAGGATGCCAGCGACTTCCGTCAGCGTGGTACTGAATACATTAATCAGTTGCAAAAGCTGGACGGCTGGGCAGCAGCCAGCTTCGCCGCAATCCCTGCGACAAAACGTAAAGTCCTGACCAGTCATGATGCTTTTGGCTATTTTGGCCAACGCTATAGCGTTAGTTTTATGTCGCCGGTTGGTTTTTCAACCGAGTCGGAAGCGAGCGCTGCAAATGTGGCCGGTTTAATTACTCAGCTGAGAAAAGAGCATATTGGCCGCTACTTTATTGAGAATCAGACCGACCCACGGCTGGTGAAACAAATTGCTAATGCAACGGGTGCCCGGCCCGGCGGCGAACTGTATCCTGAAGCATTAACGAAAAAGGGCGGCGAAGCGGATACCTACCAGGCAGCGTTTAAGCATAACGTCAACGTGATGCTGACCAGCATGAAATAA